Part of the Terriglobia bacterium genome, GGACGCCGAGGCGGCCTGGAACCTGGTCCGGGAATTCGAAGCGCCAGCCTGCTGCATTATCAAACACACCAATCCGTGTGGAGCGGCTGTTGGAAGCCGGATTCGCGAGGCATACGTCAAAGCGTATGACGCGGATCCCGTATCTGCCTTTGGTTCCATTATTGCTTTCAACCAGACAGTCGATGAAGAAACGATCCATGAGCTGGCCAACGTACACAAACTATTCGTCGAAGCGATGATTGCCCCAGCGTATCACCCGGCAGCACTGTCGATTCTGGCTGCAAAAAAGAATTTGCGGGTACTGCAGGTGGAATCGTCCGGCTCGGGGACAGCGTGGTCACAGTTTGAGATGCGGCGCGTTTCGGGAGGCATTCTGCTTCAGGATACGGATAACGTTCTTTTTGGACCGGAATCCAGAATAGTGACCGGCCGCAAGCCGACAGATAAAGAGCGCGAGGATTTGCAGTTTGCCTGGCGGATTGCAAAGCACGTCAAGTCCAATGCCATCGTGCTCGCCGAAGGCGGCCGGATCATTGGAGTCGGAGCCGGGCAAATGAGCCGGGTGGATTCCGTCAAATTGAGCATCGAGAAATCCCGCCCGTCAGCGAAGGGCTCCGTGATGGGCTCCGATGCGTTTTTTCCATTTCGGGACGGGATCGATGAAGCTGCCAAAGCCGGTGTTACGGCCATCATCGAACCGGGCGGTTCGGTGCGTGACGCGGAGGTCATTCAGGCCGCTGACGAGCACGGGATGTCAATGATTTTCACGGGTTTAAGGCATTTCAAACATTAGGTGTAAGGTATAATGGGGAAATCGACTAGCGACAGAAAGATGGCTTATGAATAAATACTTGCTCGTCTTGCTGCTGATTCCGGCATTTGCGGTAACTGGATTGGCTCAGGCTCAAACCAATGCCCGTGCCCAGGCGTACTACCATTTTTCTAAAGGCCGGTTGCTCGACGATCAAGGGCAAACCACCCAAGCCATCGATGAATACAAAAAAGCCCTCGAGCTGGATCCGAATAATTCGCTGATTTATTCGGAAATGGCCGAGAGCTACCTCCGGAATAACCGGGTGCGCGACGCTGTCGACAGCGCAACTAAAGCGATCCAACTGGACCGTGACAACATCGAAGCGCACAAGCTTCTGGATACGGTTTACCTTCAAATCATCGGCAGATCGAATGCTCAGCAGCCTCCCAGTATCGACACCATCAACAGCGCGATCCACGAATTCGAAGAGATCATCAGAATCGATCCGACCGATAACACGTCATACGTGATGCTTGGGCGGCTGTATCTGATCAAGGGGGACCGTGACAAGGCTACGGCGATTTTCAAGAAGCTTCTGGGACAGGAGCCCGGTTCCGAAGAA contains:
- the purH gene encoding bifunctional phosphoribosylaminoimidazolecarboxamide formyltransferase/IMP cyclohydrolase, encoding KNFQDVAVVTSSEDYAAIAEALRSSGGVLGRELLFDLARKAFICTARYDAQIAQYLSAEPATTEQGPRAPFPPNVFMDFEKVMDLRYGENPHQRASFYKWGGQPGFGLAAARQLQGKELSYNNLVDAEAAWNLVREFEAPACCIIKHTNPCGAAVGSRIREAYVKAYDADPVSAFGSIIAFNQTVDEETIHELANVHKLFVEAMIAPAYHPAALSILAAKKNLRVLQVESSGSGTAWSQFEMRRVSGGILLQDTDNVLFGPESRIVTGRKPTDKEREDLQFAWRIAKHVKSNAIVLAEGGRIIGVGAGQMSRVDSVKLSIEKSRPSAKGSVMGSDAFFPFRDGIDEAAKAGVTAIIEPGGSVRDAEVIQAADEHGMSMIFTGLRHFKH